The following proteins are co-located in the Desulfoscipio sp. XC116 genome:
- a CDS encoding response regulator transcription factor has product MSYKIMAVDDDPKVLKILRHSLTREGFEVICFANGSEALREARENQPDLVVLDLMLPGMDGFETLQKLKEITDVPVIILSARSDEVDRVVGFRMGVDDYQVKPFSPMELALRIKAVLRRSAAAVKHNEKVLKYNELVIDYNKRLVQNSDRFISLTPKEFELLWLMASHPNQVFTKPHLLKCVWDSTYTGDDNTVNVHIRRLREKIEDDPSEPAYIKTVWGTGYKFSG; this is encoded by the coding sequence TGTCTTATAAAATAATGGCCGTGGATGATGACCCCAAGGTTTTAAAAATATTAAGACACTCCCTGACCAGGGAAGGGTTCGAGGTTATTTGTTTTGCAAACGGTTCGGAAGCACTGCGGGAGGCCAGAGAAAACCAACCTGATCTGGTAGTGCTGGATTTGATGCTGCCGGGAATGGATGGTTTTGAAACCCTGCAGAAATTAAAGGAAATTACCGATGTGCCGGTGATTATATTATCTGCCCGAAGTGATGAGGTGGACCGGGTGGTGGGCTTTCGAATGGGGGTGGATGATTATCAGGTCAAACCTTTCAGTCCCATGGAATTGGCGCTGCGTATCAAGGCGGTGCTGAGGCGCAGTGCCGCGGCTGTTAAGCATAATGAAAAGGTGCTAAAGTATAATGAACTGGTTATAGATTATAATAAAAGATTAGTACAAAATAGCGACCGGTTCATAAGTTTAACCCCCAAGGAGTTTGAGTTGCTGTGGCTGATGGCTTCCCACCCCAACCAGGTGTTTACCAAGCCGCACCTGCTTAAATGTGTTTGGGACAGTACGTACACAGGGGACGATAACACTGTTAACGTGCATATTCGCAGGTTGCGGGAAAAAATAGAAGATGATCCTTCCGAACCTGCGTATATCAAGACTGTGTGGGGCACAGGGTATAAATTCAGCGGCTGA
- a CDS encoding Fe-Mn family superoxide dismutase, whose translation MINDKRVGPESSTLSAEQLEHHYNAYFNVHRFRLREIRARLLKADTSYTDLTFSLLRALKKEEAWAMNSVVLHNNYFESLGLGQNKPSSGLINMLIRDFGSVEEWLEQFMALGLGSRGWVVLGLDLCEGKLANYIADDHSEGIWLVFPLLVLDVFEHAYQMDYKSAKNKYIKRFIDNVDWRSVNFNLETAGEIYKIITARKGIMVSE comes from the coding sequence TTGATAAATGACAAACGAGTCGGCCCCGAAAGCAGTACACTGTCCGCAGAGCAATTGGAACATCACTATAATGCCTACTTTAATGTCCACCGGTTCAGGCTGCGGGAAATCAGGGCCCGGTTGTTAAAGGCGGATACATCCTATACCGATTTGACTTTTAGCTTGCTGCGGGCGCTAAAAAAAGAAGAGGCATGGGCTATGAATTCGGTTGTACTCCATAATAATTATTTTGAATCTCTGGGCTTGGGACAGAATAAGCCATCTTCGGGGCTCATCAATATGCTTATTAGAGACTTCGGCTCCGTGGAGGAATGGTTGGAGCAATTCATGGCGTTGGGCTTGGGCTCCCGTGGGTGGGTAGTCCTGGGCTTGGATCTGTGTGAAGGAAAGTTGGCAAACTATATTGCGGATGATCATTCGGAAGGTATTTGGCTGGTGTTCCCACTACTGGTGTTGGATGTATTTGAACACGCCTACCAAATGGATTATAAGTCGGCTAAAAATAAATATATAAAAAGGTTTATCGATAATGTTGATTGGCGGAGTGTTAATTTTAATTTAGAAACAGCCGGAGAGATATATAAGATAATTACCGCTCGGAAAGGTATAATGGTAAGCGAGTGA